In Gambusia affinis linkage group LG06, SWU_Gaff_1.0, whole genome shotgun sequence, one DNA window encodes the following:
- the LOC122832469 gene encoding extracellular calcium-sensing receptor-like isoform X1, whose amino-acid sequence MKLFWMGVIPTRRTRFVFLSFVLNLLFPCNSSTDLSLQCRMIPNTMPVLEKKGDIVLGGLFSLHDMVEEQSLPFTSQPPKRKCTRFNFRTFRWMQTMIFAIEEINKEGKLLPNITVGYKIYDSCSTPHQALKAAMELMGGEKSSEAGEKTQRNSTCNESVPMVIGDGGSTQSLVVAHFLGVFTVPQISYFSSCACLSDKKQFPAFLRTMPSDFFQVEALVQLVKHFGWTWVGVIAGDDAYGRNGANIFANEVIKLGVCVAFHRIIPKNRQQAQILPIISVIRLSGAKVILVFAVEQDAAALFDEVQRSKLTGIQWLASEAWSTAAVLSTPEKYHHILQGTVGFAIQQANIPGLRDFLLRLNPWRSDAQTDPFLVSFWEEMFQCSLGVQTESREKEGESKPPCSGKEDLGNVTNIYSDVSQLRISYNVYKAVYAVAYALKAMQSCVKGEGPFFQRSCADPGVIQPWQLLHYLKQVQYLNSFASEIKFDENGDPAAMYDLVNWQMDPNGKIEFINIGKFDGVKQQLYIHEDIILWNGNQTRVPSSVCSNICPPGTRKAMRPNFPVCCYDCVVCTAGKISNLSDAIECAQCPPEFWSNAERTTCIPKRVEFLSFRDTMGITLVAISFFGSFSTCIVVLIFFCNRTTPIVRANNSALSFLLLFSLTLCFLCSLTFIGQPSKWSCMLRHTAFGISFVLCVSCILGKTLVVLVAFNAKLPGSNVIKWFGPSRQKAIIAICTVTQVLICTVWLLVAPPAPRQLIPREEDFIILLCDEGSYIAFALVLSYIGLLAVLCLFLAFLARKLPDSFNEARLITFSMLIFCAVWIAFIPAYISSPGKYATVTEVFAILASSYGLLGCIFAPKCYMILLRPEKNTRKHLMSKAPSSKF is encoded by the exons ATGAAGCTATTTTGGATGGGGGTCATTCCTACAAGGAGAACTcggtttgtgtttttgagttttgttttgaatctgttatTTCCTTGCAACTCCAGTACAGACCTTAGCCTGCAATGTCGAATGATACCCAATACTATGCCTGTGCTGGAGAAAAAGGGGGACATCGTTTTGGGAGGCCTCTTTTCCCTTCATGACATGGTGGAGGAGCAAAGTTTACCTTTCACCTCACAGCCTCCTAAACGTAAATGCACCAG GTTCAATTTCAGAACTTTCCGCTGGATGCAAACTATGATCTTTGCAATCGAAGAGATCAATAAGGAGGGGAAGCTTCTTCCGAACATCACAGTCGGATACAAGATCTATGATTCATGCAGCACACCGCATCAGGCGTTGAAGGCTGCCATGGAGCTAATGGGGGGAGAGAAGAGCTCAGAGGCTGGAGAAAAAACTCAGAGGAATAGCACTTGCAATGAAAGCGTGCCAATGGTGATAGGAGACGGAGGCTCCACTCAGTCTCTTGTTGTGGCTCATTTCCTTGGCGTCTTCACCGTGCCACAA ATCAGCTATTTCTCCAGCTGTGCCTGTCTGAGTGACAAAAAGCAGTTCCCTGCCTTCCTAAGGACCATGCCGAGTGACTTCTTCCAG GTGGAAGCTCTGGTTCAGCTCGTGAAGCATTTTGGCTGGACGTGGGTTGGTGTGATTGCAGGTGATGATGCCTATGGTCGTAACGGGGCAAACATTTTCGCTAATGAG gTCATAAAGTTGGGTGTTTGTGTTGCCTTTCATAGGATTATCCCTAAGAACAGACAGCAGGCGCAAATTTTACCCATCATTTCCGTCATCCGCCTGTCTGGGGCAAAGGTGATTCTCGTATTTGCTGTGGAACAAGATGCTGCGGCGTTGTTTGACGAAGTACAAAG AAGCAAGCTCACTGGGATACAGTGGTTAGCCAGTGAAGCTTGGAGCACAGCAGCTGTACTTTCCACCCCCGAAAAGTACCACCACATACTCCAGGGTACGGTTGGCTTTGCCATCCAGCAGGCAAACATTCCGGGATTGCGAGACTTTCTGCTTCGCTTAAATCCGTGGAGATCAGATGCCCAGACGGATCCCTTCCTTGTGTCCTTCTGGGAAGAGATGTTTCAGTGCAGCCTGGGTGTTCAAACTGAAAGTCGGGAAAAGGAAGGTGAAAGTAAGCCTCCATGCTCTGGAAAGGAAGACCTTGGGAATGTGACGAATATCTATTCAGATGTATCACAGCTGAGGATTTCCTACAACGTCTATAAAGCGGTGTATGCTGTCGCCTATGCTCTTAAGGCAATGCAAAGCTGTGTGAAAGGAGAAGGACCTTTTTTTCAGCGGTCCTGTGCAGACCCAGGTGTTATTCAGCCTTGGCAG CTACTTCATTACCTAAAGCAAGTGCAGTACTTGAATTCATTTGCAAGTGAAATTAAATTCGATGAGAATGGCGACCCTGCAGCAATGTATGATCTCGTTAACTGGCAGATGGATCCAAATGGGAAAATTGAGTTCATCAACATTGGCAAATTTGATGGTGTTAAACAACAACTTTACATCCATGAAGACATCATTTTGTGGAATGGCAACCAAACCAGG gttCCCTCATCAGTATGTAGCAATATTTGTCCTCCAGGCACAAGGAAGGCGATGAGACCTAACTTTCCTGTTTGCTGCTATGACTGTGTGGTTTGTACAGCGGGGAAGATCAGCAATCTCTCTG ACGCCATAGAGTGTGCACAGTGCCCACCGGAGTTCTGGTCCAATGCTGAAAGGACCACATGCATCCCCAAACGGGTGGAGTTCCTCTCCTTTAGAGACACCATGGGCATCACCCTGGTTGCCATTTCTTTCTTCGGCTCGTTCAGCACTTGCATCGTGGTCCTGATATTTTTCTGCAATAGAACCACACCCATTGTCAGAGCTAACAACTCGGCGCTCagcttcctgctcctcttctcCTTGACTCTATGCTTCTTGTGTTCTCTGACCTTTATTGGCCAGCCATCCAAGTGGTCCTGCATGCTGCGCCACACAGCATTTGGGATCAGCTTTGTGCTCTGTGTCTCCTGCATTCTAGGGAAGACATTAGTGGTGCTGGTAGCCTTCAATGCCAAACTTCCAGGCAGCAATGTCATTAAATGGTTTGGCCCCTCACGGCAAAAAGCAATCATCGCTATTTGTACCGTAACCCAA gtccTTATTTGTACTGTGTGGCTGCTCGTTGCGCCTCCTGCTCCACGTCAACTGATACCACGTGAGGAAGACTTTATCATTCTCTTATGTGACGAAGGCTCATACATTGCATTCGCTTTGGTGCTCAGCTACATCGGGCTCCTGGCAGTCCTCTGTCTTTTCTTGGCCTTCCTGGCCAGGAAGCTTCCCGACAGCTTCAACGAGGCTAGACTCATCACTTTCAGTATGctgattttctgtgctgtttggaTAGCATTTATTCCCGCCTACATCAGCTCTCCGGGGAAGTACGCAACCGTCACAGAGGTGTTTGCAATCCTGGCCTCCAGTTATGGACTGCTGGGTTGCATCTTTGCCCCAAAGTGTTACATGATCCTGCTCAGGCCAGAAAAGAACACAAGGAAACACTTGATGTCCAAAGCTCCCTCTagcaaattttag
- the LOC122832469 gene encoding extracellular calcium-sensing receptor-like isoform X2: MKLFWMGVIPTRRTRFVFLSFVLNLLFPCNSSTDLSLQCRMIPNTMPVLEKKGDIVLGGLFSLHDMVEEQSLPFTSQPPKRKCTRFNFRTFRWMQTMIFAIEEINKEGKLLPNITVGYKIYDSCSTPHQALKAAMELMGGEKSSEAGEKTQRNSTCNESVPMVIGDGGSTQSLVVAHFLGVFTVPQISYFSSCACLSDKKQFPAFLRTMPSDFFQVEALVQLVKHFGWTWVGVIAGDDAYGRNGANIFANEVIKLGVCVAFHRIIPKNRQQAQILPIISVIRLSGAKVILVFAVEQDAAALFDEVQRSKLTGIQWLASEAWSTAAVLSTPEKYHHILQGTVGFAIQQANIPGLRDFLLRLNPWRSDAQTDPFLVSFWEEMFQCSLGVQTESREKEGESKPPCSGKEDLGNVTNIYSDVSQLRISYNVYKAVYAVAYALKAMQSCVKGEGPFFQRSCADPGVIQPWQMDPNGKIEFINIGKFDGVKQQLYIHEDIILWNGNQTRVPSSVCSNICPPGTRKAMRPNFPVCCYDCVVCTAGKISNLSDAIECAQCPPEFWSNAERTTCIPKRVEFLSFRDTMGITLVAISFFGSFSTCIVVLIFFCNRTTPIVRANNSALSFLLLFSLTLCFLCSLTFIGQPSKWSCMLRHTAFGISFVLCVSCILGKTLVVLVAFNAKLPGSNVIKWFGPSRQKAIIAICTVTQVRLWCLFVFLKLIIWKELSKCLSKISVFCFLFFFLQVLICTVWLLVAPPAPRQLIPREEDFIILLCDEGSYIAFALVLSYIGLLAVLCLFLAFLARKLPDSFNEARLITFSMLIFCAVWIAFIPAYISSPGKYATVTEVFAILASSYGLLGCIFAPKCYMILLRPEKNTRKHLMSKAPSSKF, from the exons ATGAAGCTATTTTGGATGGGGGTCATTCCTACAAGGAGAACTcggtttgtgtttttgagttttgttttgaatctgttatTTCCTTGCAACTCCAGTACAGACCTTAGCCTGCAATGTCGAATGATACCCAATACTATGCCTGTGCTGGAGAAAAAGGGGGACATCGTTTTGGGAGGCCTCTTTTCCCTTCATGACATGGTGGAGGAGCAAAGTTTACCTTTCACCTCACAGCCTCCTAAACGTAAATGCACCAG GTTCAATTTCAGAACTTTCCGCTGGATGCAAACTATGATCTTTGCAATCGAAGAGATCAATAAGGAGGGGAAGCTTCTTCCGAACATCACAGTCGGATACAAGATCTATGATTCATGCAGCACACCGCATCAGGCGTTGAAGGCTGCCATGGAGCTAATGGGGGGAGAGAAGAGCTCAGAGGCTGGAGAAAAAACTCAGAGGAATAGCACTTGCAATGAAAGCGTGCCAATGGTGATAGGAGACGGAGGCTCCACTCAGTCTCTTGTTGTGGCTCATTTCCTTGGCGTCTTCACCGTGCCACAA ATCAGCTATTTCTCCAGCTGTGCCTGTCTGAGTGACAAAAAGCAGTTCCCTGCCTTCCTAAGGACCATGCCGAGTGACTTCTTCCAG GTGGAAGCTCTGGTTCAGCTCGTGAAGCATTTTGGCTGGACGTGGGTTGGTGTGATTGCAGGTGATGATGCCTATGGTCGTAACGGGGCAAACATTTTCGCTAATGAG gTCATAAAGTTGGGTGTTTGTGTTGCCTTTCATAGGATTATCCCTAAGAACAGACAGCAGGCGCAAATTTTACCCATCATTTCCGTCATCCGCCTGTCTGGGGCAAAGGTGATTCTCGTATTTGCTGTGGAACAAGATGCTGCGGCGTTGTTTGACGAAGTACAAAG AAGCAAGCTCACTGGGATACAGTGGTTAGCCAGTGAAGCTTGGAGCACAGCAGCTGTACTTTCCACCCCCGAAAAGTACCACCACATACTCCAGGGTACGGTTGGCTTTGCCATCCAGCAGGCAAACATTCCGGGATTGCGAGACTTTCTGCTTCGCTTAAATCCGTGGAGATCAGATGCCCAGACGGATCCCTTCCTTGTGTCCTTCTGGGAAGAGATGTTTCAGTGCAGCCTGGGTGTTCAAACTGAAAGTCGGGAAAAGGAAGGTGAAAGTAAGCCTCCATGCTCTGGAAAGGAAGACCTTGGGAATGTGACGAATATCTATTCAGATGTATCACAGCTGAGGATTTCCTACAACGTCTATAAAGCGGTGTATGCTGTCGCCTATGCTCTTAAGGCAATGCAAAGCTGTGTGAAAGGAGAAGGACCTTTTTTTCAGCGGTCCTGTGCAGACCCAGGTGTTATTCAGCCTTGGCAG ATGGATCCAAATGGGAAAATTGAGTTCATCAACATTGGCAAATTTGATGGTGTTAAACAACAACTTTACATCCATGAAGACATCATTTTGTGGAATGGCAACCAAACCAGG gttCCCTCATCAGTATGTAGCAATATTTGTCCTCCAGGCACAAGGAAGGCGATGAGACCTAACTTTCCTGTTTGCTGCTATGACTGTGTGGTTTGTACAGCGGGGAAGATCAGCAATCTCTCTG ACGCCATAGAGTGTGCACAGTGCCCACCGGAGTTCTGGTCCAATGCTGAAAGGACCACATGCATCCCCAAACGGGTGGAGTTCCTCTCCTTTAGAGACACCATGGGCATCACCCTGGTTGCCATTTCTTTCTTCGGCTCGTTCAGCACTTGCATCGTGGTCCTGATATTTTTCTGCAATAGAACCACACCCATTGTCAGAGCTAACAACTCGGCGCTCagcttcctgctcctcttctcCTTGACTCTATGCTTCTTGTGTTCTCTGACCTTTATTGGCCAGCCATCCAAGTGGTCCTGCATGCTGCGCCACACAGCATTTGGGATCAGCTTTGTGCTCTGTGTCTCCTGCATTCTAGGGAAGACATTAGTGGTGCTGGTAGCCTTCAATGCCAAACTTCCAGGCAGCAATGTCATTAAATGGTTTGGCCCCTCACGGCAAAAAGCAATCATCGCTATTTGTACCGTAACCCAAGTAAGGctttggtgtttgtttgtttttttaaaattgataatCTGGAAagaactttcaaaatgtttgagtaagatatctgtgttttgttttttgtttttttttttgcaggtccTTATTTGTACTGTGTGGCTGCTCGTTGCGCCTCCTGCTCCACGTCAACTGATACCACGTGAGGAAGACTTTATCATTCTCTTATGTGACGAAGGCTCATACATTGCATTCGCTTTGGTGCTCAGCTACATCGGGCTCCTGGCAGTCCTCTGTCTTTTCTTGGCCTTCCTGGCCAGGAAGCTTCCCGACAGCTTCAACGAGGCTAGACTCATCACTTTCAGTATGctgattttctgtgctgtttggaTAGCATTTATTCCCGCCTACATCAGCTCTCCGGGGAAGTACGCAACCGTCACAGAGGTGTTTGCAATCCTGGCCTCCAGTTATGGACTGCTGGGTTGCATCTTTGCCCCAAAGTGTTACATGATCCTGCTCAGGCCAGAAAAGAACACAAGGAAACACTTGATGTCCAAAGCTCCCTCTagcaaattttag